The following proteins are co-located in the Candidatus Competibacteraceae bacterium genome:
- a CDS encoding PilZ domain-containing protein: MPGCVEKRQFARTEINAAIQYRIAGTEILNEGVMGNIGGGGVLLWTEQELPVGTTLYLFIHSDELAEIELEAMATIVRVDPTKKDGWFGYGCRFEALYNNPHVG; encoded by the coding sequence ATGCCCGGTTGTGTCGAAAAACGGCAATTTGCCCGCACCGAAATCAACGCCGCGATCCAGTACAGGATTGCCGGCACCGAGATATTGAACGAGGGCGTGATGGGCAATATCGGCGGGGGGGGAGTCTTGTTGTGGACCGAGCAGGAACTACCGGTCGGGACGACGCTGTACCTCTTCATCCACTCGGACGAATTGGCGGAGATCGAACTGGAGGCAATGGCCACGATCGTGCGCGTCGACCCCACCAAGAAGGACGGGTGGTTCGGTTACGGTTGTCGGTTCGAAGCACTCTACAACAACCCCCATGTTGGCTGA
- the urtD gene encoding urea ABC transporter ATP-binding protein UrtD: protein MSEFVSDLDAAGLHTPVGPVDATHGILLYLEEVSVSFDGFKAIDKLSLYIGDGELRCIIGPNGAGKTTMMDIITGKTKPDSGRVFFGQTIDLLKLDEPAIARIGIGRKFQKPTVIEPLTVLENLELAMSGAKRLRGLLSTRLSGEERDRIGAVLEQVGLSEHGGRRAGILAHGQKQWLEIGMLLMQEPRLLLVDEPVAGMTPAEMERTAELLRSLAGAHSVVVVEHDMGFVRSIADQVTVLHQGRVLAEGRLEELQVDPMVIEVYLGAGDAYH, encoded by the coding sequence ATGAGCGAATTCGTCTCGGACCTGGATGCGGCGGGTCTGCATACGCCGGTTGGCCCGGTCGATGCGACCCACGGCATCCTGCTGTATCTGGAAGAGGTCAGCGTCAGTTTCGACGGCTTCAAGGCCATCGATAAGCTGTCGCTGTATATCGGCGATGGCGAACTGCGCTGCATCATCGGTCCCAACGGCGCCGGCAAGACCACCATGATGGATATCATCACCGGTAAAACCAAGCCGGACAGCGGGCGGGTGTTTTTCGGCCAGACCATCGATCTGCTCAAGCTGGACGAACCGGCGATTGCCCGGATCGGCATCGGCCGCAAGTTCCAGAAACCGACCGTGATCGAACCGCTGACCGTGCTGGAGAATCTGGAACTGGCGATGTCGGGCGCCAAGCGGTTGCGCGGGTTGCTGTCCACCCGATTGAGCGGCGAAGAACGCGACCGCATCGGTGCGGTGTTGGAACAGGTCGGTCTGTCCGAACACGGCGGGCGCCGGGCTGGCATTCTGGCGCACGGCCAGAAGCAATGGCTGGAAATAGGCATGCTGTTGATGCAGGAGCCGCGTCTGTTGCTGGTGGACGAGCCGGTGGCCGGCATGACCCCGGCGGAGATGGAGCGTACCGCCGAGCTGCTGCGCTCGCTGGCCGGCGCGCACTCGGTGGTGGTGGTCGAACACGACATGGGCTTCGTCCGCTCCATCGCCGATCAGGTGACCGTGTTGCATCAGGGACGGGTGCTGGCGGAGGGACGGCTGGAGGAGTTGCAGGTCGATCCCATGGTCATCGAAGTCTATTTGGGAGCCGGCGATGCTTACCATTAA
- the urtB gene encoding urea ABC transporter permease subunit UrtB, giving the protein MVFRTSFRAGLTGLALLLLTLFAASSVRAADDDALRTILTQLREADFTEKAALIETLVGMDHPRVAAILSALPESRLYYQEEGDRMVIGLGDGTEIAIEDAITAEALGQAVKRDLDRIRVNNRLRSLIEDRLASLGLSSADPQQRRAAVEAFLRNPKPEGAARLKARLAVESDKKIQELLTAALALVDLASSDAAARAQAAKALGGWTQAEMRGPLLRVAAEDSDATVREAAKAALAKTEFRLQLLGWAETLFFGLSLGSVLILAAIGLAVTFGVMGVINMAHGELMMLGAYTTWLTQQYLPVNWSLPVAVPLAFLVAALVGIAIERSVIRFLYGRPLETLLATFGISLILQQAVRSIFSPLNRSVATPDWMSGTILLGPLEVTLNRLVIIGFCIAVFALLWLALQRTRLGLEVRAVAQNRAMARAMGVRSARVDALTFGLGSGIAGVAGVALSQLTNVGPNLGQNYIVDSFMVVVFGGVGNLWGTMVAGLSLGVANKLLEPWSGAVLAKILVLVFLILFIQKRPRGLFPQRGRAAEI; this is encoded by the coding sequence ATGGTATTCCGCACGTCGTTTCGCGCCGGGCTGACCGGTCTTGCCCTGCTGTTGCTGACGCTCTTCGCGGCATCCTCCGTCCGCGCCGCCGATGACGACGCACTGCGGACTATCTTGACGCAACTCCGCGAAGCCGATTTCACCGAAAAGGCGGCCTTGATTGAAACTCTGGTGGGTATGGATCATCCCCGAGTCGCCGCAATCCTCAGTGCGTTACCCGAAAGTCGCCTGTACTACCAGGAAGAAGGCGACCGGATGGTGATCGGTCTGGGCGACGGTACCGAGATTGCCATTGAGGATGCCATTACCGCTGAGGCATTGGGGCAAGCCGTCAAGCGTGATCTGGATCGCATCCGGGTCAACAATCGCCTGCGCAGCCTGATCGAAGACCGTTTGGCCAGCCTGGGCTTGTCCAGCGCCGATCCACAACAGCGGCGGGCGGCGGTCGAAGCCTTCCTGCGCAATCCCAAACCGGAAGGCGCGGCGCGGCTGAAGGCGCGGTTGGCGGTGGAGTCCGACAAGAAAATCCAGGAATTATTGACGGCGGCCTTGGCGTTGGTCGATCTGGCGAGTTCCGACGCCGCCGCGCGCGCGCAAGCCGCCAAGGCGCTGGGCGGATGGACGCAAGCAGAGATGCGCGGCCCGTTGCTGCGGGTGGCCGCCGAAGACAGCGACGCCACGGTGCGCGAGGCCGCCAAGGCCGCGCTGGCCAAGACCGAATTCCGGTTGCAATTGCTCGGCTGGGCGGAAACCCTGTTCTTCGGCTTGTCGCTGGGTTCGGTGTTGATTCTGGCGGCCATCGGACTGGCCGTCACTTTCGGGGTGATGGGCGTCATCAATATGGCCCACGGCGAGTTGATGATGCTGGGCGCTTATACCACATGGCTGACCCAGCAATATCTGCCGGTCAATTGGTCGCTGCCGGTGGCGGTACCGCTGGCCTTTCTGGTGGCCGCGCTGGTGGGTATCGCCATCGAGCGCAGCGTAATCCGTTTTCTTTACGGTCGGCCGCTGGAAACGTTGCTGGCCACCTTCGGGATCAGCCTGATCCTGCAACAGGCGGTACGTTCGATTTTTTCCCCCCTCAACCGCTCGGTGGCGACCCCGGACTGGATGAGTGGCACGATCCTGCTCGGCCCCCTGGAGGTCACGCTCAATCGCTTGGTGATCATCGGTTTTTGCATCGCGGTGTTTGCCCTGCTGTGGCTGGCCCTGCAACGTACCCGGCTGGGCTTGGAGGTACGGGCGGTGGCGCAGAACCGGGCGATGGCGCGGGCGATGGGCGTTCGTTCGGCGCGGGTGGATGCGCTGACCTTCGGCTTGGGCAGCGGTATCGCCGGCGTGGCCGGGGTCGCGCTGTCGCAACTGACCAATGTCGGCCCCAATCTGGGGCAGAACTACATTGTGGATTCGTTCATGGTGGTGGTATTCGGCGGGGTCGGCAACCTGTGGGGCACGATGGTCGCCGGGCTGTCGCTGGGCGTCGCCAACAAACTGCTGGAGCCCTGGTCCGGCGCGGTGCTGGCCAAGATCCTGGTGCTGGTGTTCCTGATTCTGTTCATCCAGAAACGCCCGCGCGGATTGTTCCCGCAGCGTGGGCGGGCGGCGGAGATCTGA
- a CDS encoding DegV family protein yields MKTVVVIDATCDLPDAYVRQHRLRVLPNKLILGDQVFSDTRDINLSLAFFHRYAASPNLKATNEPCPADAIAALFLDRWVVEHDRAILITLSQTLSTLFQNATEAYFAILRGYREKRRLAGLLTPFHLNVLDSRTVFAGEAVLADAVIRLLRDQDLAFNELRRRIEEFRRYVRCYILPGDLAYARNWAKDNEEMRMTFPESHLDGLLGNKPVARCFDGEIEPAFKGRGFDKALSKLLDHARKTVELGLKTPLVAISYAGDPQALRQKPCFVEFERYTRQWGIEVMVSIMSATGGASIGPGALSLAYAAD; encoded by the coding sequence ATGAAAACCGTGGTGGTGATCGACGCGACCTGCGATTTGCCGGATGCTTACGTGCGGCAACATCGCTTAAGGGTGTTGCCCAACAAACTGATCCTGGGCGATCAAGTATTTTCCGATACGCGGGATATCAATCTGAGTCTGGCTTTTTTTCACCGTTACGCCGCGTCGCCGAATCTGAAGGCGACCAACGAACCTTGTCCGGCCGACGCTATCGCCGCACTGTTTCTGGACCGATGGGTGGTCGAGCACGACCGGGCGATCCTGATCACTCTCTCGCAAACCCTCAGCACCTTGTTTCAGAACGCGACCGAGGCCTATTTCGCCATCCTGCGCGGCTACCGTGAAAAGCGCCGGCTGGCCGGACTGCTGACGCCGTTCCATCTGAACGTGCTCGACAGTAGAACCGTTTTCGCCGGTGAGGCGGTGCTGGCCGATGCGGTGATTCGGCTGCTTCGGGATCAGGATTTGGCCTTCAACGAATTGCGCCGACGGATCGAGGAGTTCCGGCGGTACGTGCGCTGCTACATTCTGCCCGGAGACTTGGCCTATGCGCGCAACTGGGCAAAGGATAATGAGGAAATGCGCATGACGTTTCCAGAGTCTCACCTGGATGGGTTGCTCGGCAACAAACCGGTGGCCCGCTGTTTCGATGGCGAAATCGAACCGGCGTTCAAGGGGCGCGGTTTCGACAAGGCCTTGTCGAAGCTGCTCGATCATGCTCGGAAAACGGTCGAACTGGGCCTGAAAACCCCATTGGTGGCGATCAGTTACGCCGGTGACCCGCAAGCGCTCAGACAGAAGCCCTGCTTTGTCGAATTCGAACGGTACACTCGCCAGTGGGGCATTGAAGTCATGGTATCCATCATGAGCGCGACCGGTGGCGCCAGCATCGGCCCTGGCGCGCTATCGCTGGCTTACGCCGCCGACTGA
- the urtC gene encoding urea ABC transporter permease subunit UrtC: MHLPSWLVSDRAGLVLLTVLLILGIAVPVLNLLVPPDHPLHLTAYTVTLLGKYLCYALLAVSIDLVWGYMGILSLGHAAFFALGGYCFGMYLMRQIGTRGVYGDPLLPDFMVFLNWSELPWYWHGFDSFGFAALMVLVVPGLLAFVFGWFAFRSRVSGVYLSIITQALTYALMLAFFRNEMGFGGNNGLTDFKDVLGVPLHDDGTRIVLFVLSALALAGGYLLCRWLVSTRMGRVLVAIRDSEDRARFLGYRVERVKALVFTLSAMLAAVAGALYVPQVGIINPGEFAPLNSIEAVIWVAVGGRGTLVGAVIGAVLVNYAKTWLTGALPEVWLFALGGLFVAVTVLLPYGLIGLLRRKEKTA; this comes from the coding sequence ATGCATCTCCCCTCTTGGCTCGTCTCCGATCGCGCCGGACTGGTGTTGCTGACCGTGCTGCTCATCCTTGGCATCGCTGTTCCGGTTCTCAATCTGTTGGTGCCACCCGATCACCCACTGCATCTGACCGCTTATACCGTCACCCTGCTCGGCAAATATCTCTGCTACGCCCTGCTGGCGGTGTCCATCGATCTGGTGTGGGGCTACATGGGTATCCTGAGTTTGGGCCACGCCGCTTTCTTCGCCCTGGGTGGCTACTGTTTCGGTATGTACCTGATGCGCCAGATCGGGACGCGCGGAGTCTATGGCGATCCGCTGTTGCCCGATTTCATGGTGTTTCTGAACTGGTCGGAGCTGCCCTGGTACTGGCATGGCTTCGACAGCTTCGGGTTCGCGGCGCTGATGGTACTGGTCGTGCCCGGCCTGCTGGCTTTCGTGTTCGGCTGGTTCGCCTTCCGCTCGCGGGTGTCGGGCGTCTACCTGTCGATCATCACCCAGGCGCTGACCTACGCACTGATGCTGGCCTTCTTCCGCAACGAGATGGGCTTTGGCGGCAACAACGGCTTGACCGATTTCAAGGATGTGCTGGGCGTCCCACTGCATGACGACGGAACCCGCATCGTGTTGTTCGTGCTGTCCGCCCTGGCCTTGGCCGGCGGTTATCTTTTGTGCCGCTGGCTGGTCTCGACCCGCATGGGCCGGGTGCTGGTGGCGATCCGCGACAGCGAGGACCGCGCCCGCTTTCTCGGCTACCGGGTGGAACGGGTCAAGGCGCTGGTGTTCACCCTGTCGGCGATGCTGGCCGCGGTGGCCGGGGCGCTGTACGTGCCGCAGGTTGGCATCATCAATCCCGGCGAATTCGCGCCGCTGAACTCCATCGAGGCGGTGATCTGGGTCGCGGTCGGCGGGCGCGGCACGCTGGTTGGCGCGGTGATCGGCGCGGTGCTGGTCAACTACGCCAAAACCTGGTTGACCGGGGCCTTGCCGGAAGTCTGGCTGTTCGCCCTGGGCGGATTGTTCGTGGCGGTCACGGTGTTATTGCCCTACGGTTTAATCGGCTTGCTGCGGCGCAAGGAGAAGACGGCATGA
- a CDS encoding ABC transporter ATP-binding protein yields the protein MLTINGLNQYYGESHTLWDLGLEVPEGAVISLMGRNGVGKTTLLKCLMGLLPIRSGQITFAGEDLSRLPAERRAPLGIGYVPQGRQIFPLLTVEENLKIGLAANPRRLRRIPELIFEMFPVLQTMLKRRGGDLSGGQQQQLAIGRALVLEPRLLILDEPTEGIQPNVVREIGRVIRRLNQEQIDRSREQATIVQEIGVAVQRLNRELGMTVLLVEQKLPFARWVAQQFCIVDKGRAVATGAIADLNDDLVRQYLTV from the coding sequence ATGCTTACCATTAACGGTCTGAACCAGTATTACGGCGAATCCCATACCCTGTGGGATCTGGGGCTGGAGGTGCCGGAAGGCGCGGTGATCAGCCTGATGGGCCGCAACGGCGTGGGCAAGACCACGCTGCTGAAGTGCCTGATGGGCTTGCTGCCGATCCGCTCAGGCCAAATCACTTTCGCCGGCGAAGATCTGAGTCGTTTGCCGGCGGAACGGCGGGCGCCGCTCGGCATCGGCTACGTGCCGCAGGGCCGCCAGATCTTTCCGCTACTGACCGTGGAGGAAAACCTGAAAATCGGCCTGGCGGCCAATCCCCGCCGCTTGCGGCGCATCCCGGAATTGATTTTCGAAATGTTCCCGGTGCTCCAGACCATGCTCAAGCGGCGCGGTGGCGATCTATCCGGCGGCCAGCAGCAGCAACTGGCCATCGGCCGCGCCCTGGTGCTGGAACCGCGCCTGTTGATCCTGGACGAGCCCACCGAGGGTATCCAGCCCAACGTGGTCCGGGAAATCGGTCGGGTGATCCGTCGGCTGAATCAGGAGCAGATCGACCGAAGCCGCGAGCAGGCCACCATCGTTCAGGAGATCGGTGTGGCGGTGCAGCGCTTGAATCGGGAGTTGGGTATGACCGTGCTGTTGGTCGAGCAGAAGCTGCCGTTCGCCCGTTGGGTCGCCCAGCAGTTCTGTATTGTCGACAAGGGCCGGGCGGTGGCCACCGGAGCGATTGCCGATTTGAATGACGATCTGGTGCGGCAATATTTGACGGTGTGA
- a CDS encoding cyclic nucleotide-binding domain-containing protein, whose protein sequence is MRNQDLFNQLEENRSFTAGQTIFREGEPGDNLYIVVEGEVDILMNGGHVLETVGPGGILGELALVDDKPRSATAIARTGCVLAPVSRTHFLALVRLTPSFAIQVMRVMAERLRHTTNQLRD, encoded by the coding sequence ATGCGCAACCAGGATCTTTTTAACCAGCTTGAAGAAAACCGTTCTTTCACGGCCGGCCAGACCATTTTCCGGGAAGGCGAGCCGGGCGATAACCTCTATATCGTGGTGGAAGGCGAGGTCGACATCCTGATGAATGGCGGCCATGTTCTGGAAACCGTGGGTCCTGGCGGCATTCTCGGAGAACTCGCGCTGGTCGATGACAAACCCCGCAGCGCCACGGCCATCGCCCGCACCGGCTGCGTGTTGGCGCCCGTCAGCCGGACGCACTTTCTGGCTCTGGTCCGGCTGACGCCTTCCTTTGCCATCCAGGTCATGCGGGTCATGGCCGAACGGTTGCGCCATACCACCAACCAACTCCGCGACTGA